In Fibrobacter sp., the sequence AAAGGGTTAAGGTGAAGATACTTGATCAGTGTAGCAGCGTATTCCTGCTCCTGGCAAAGAACAGACTTGAATCTGTCTTGGAAGAGATACCCTCTCCTTTTATATTTCCTGTTGTATCTGCCTGCATAACCGCTGTTCAAGGGGCGCATCAGCTTGTGCAAGGGCAGATGACTTGTTCTGATAAGAAAGTGGTAATGATTGTCCATCAGAACCCATGCATAGCACTGGAATTCGCATTTTTTCAACCCTTTCGCAAAACGGGAAAGGAAATCGACCCTGTCGTCGTCATCGATAAAGAGTTCTTTTCCCTCAACAGAGTGCGCCATTATGTGGAAAAGGGAACCAGGCGATTCTATACGGGCCATTCGGGGCATATTTTCCTCCGGCGAAAGGATGAGATGGATGTAAGGTGGAGGTAAGGAGATGCAAATCCTGGGCCGAAGGAAAACCACAAATTAATAAGATGGTCCGTCCCCTGGTGTAAAAAAAAAGAAATGGAAAAAGAGAAGAAAAAATAAGTCCGTCATTAGCTTGTTCTATACATATAATACATGCATATAATATTTATTAATCTTCAGATACAGCATCTGCCAATGACCCAATCCCTTTAATAGAATAATTCTTCAGTGATTAGTTATTCCATGAATTTCCGTACACCCCTCACCCACGGCTATCTTATTAAACGTTATAAACGCTTTTTAGCCGATATAAGACTCGATAACGG encodes:
- a CDS encoding transposase; this encodes MPRMARIESPGSLFHIMAHSVEGKELFIDDDDRVDFLSRFAKGLKKCEFQCYAWVLMDNHYHFLIRTSHLPLHKLMRPLNSGYAGRYNRKYKRRGYLFQDRFKSVLCQEQEYAATLIKYLHLNP